The window ACTGGGCGCCGCGGCCGACGCCTTCGCCAGCCGCGGGCGCCACTTCGAAGCAGCGCGTACCGCAGAGCGCGCCGGGGATCTGCTGCGCGCCGCCGCCCACTATCGCCGCGCCGGCGCCAACCTGGATGCCGCCCGGGTGCTGGAATTGTCCGGTGATCATCACCAGGCGGGCGTGATCTACGAAGGGTTGGTTCAACAAGGCACCGACGACGAGGCGGCGGCGGCGCGGCTGGCCCTCGGTCGCCTGCTGGGGCGCCTCGGCCACCACCACGACGCCGCCCGCTTGTTGCAGGTCGCCGCGCGCCACGTCCAGCACCGCCACGCCGCCAGCCGTGCGTTGTGCGGCGAGCTTCTGGCCCTGGGCTTTCGCGAGGCGGCCACCGAAGTGCTGACGCGTCTGCGCCAGGACGCGCCGGAGCTGCCGCCCTCGCCCGAGGCGTTCGCCGAGATCGAACGCGTCGCCACGCTGTCCGACGGGCCCGGCGCGCGCGGCGTCGACGTGGGGCTGTTGCGCCGGCGTTTTCGCATCGTTCGCCTGATGGGCGGCGGCGCCACCGCCCGGGTGTACGAGGCGCTGGACACCCTGCTCGGTCGACCGGTGGCGGTGAAGCTGCTGGCCGTCGGCGCCGGCGGCACGGGCGCCGAGCGTCACGCCTACCTGCGCTTTGCCCGTGAGGCGGAGGCGGCCGGTCGCCTGCGCCACCCGCACATCGTCACCCTGCACGACTTCGACGAGGCGCAGGGGCTGTTCGTGCTGGAGCTGATGGTGGGCGGGACGCTGACCGATCGCTTGCTGGCCACTGGTCCCCTGCCGCCGGTGGTGACGCGCCGGCTGGCCCTGGACCTCCTGTCGGCGCTGGCCGCGGCGCACGAGCGGGGGATCATTCACCGCGACGTCAAACCGGCGAACATTTTTTTCGACGCCGCCGGCAACGCCAAGCTCGGCGATTTCGGTGCCGCCCACCTGAACGATTTCGGGCAAACGCAGACCGGGGGCCTGATCGGCACGCTGGCCACCATGTCGCCCGAACAGATCAGCGGTCAGACGATCGGCTTTGGCGCGGATCTCTATGCGCTGGGGGTGACGCTGTTCGAAGCGCTGACCGGGCGGCCGCCATTCTTGGGCCCGGACATCGTCGCCCAGCACCTGTCGGAAACGCCGCCGCCGGCATCGGCGATTCGTCCCGGGCTGGCCCCTCTGCACGACCAGGTGCTGGGGCGCGCGCTGAGCAAGGCGCCCGAGCTGCGCTTCCCATCGGCCGAAGCGATGGCGGAGGCCATCCGGCGCTGGCCCACCGACGCCGTGGCGCCGTCGGTGTCGATGCCCGCGCCGGCCGCCGCCGGCGGACCGATCGTCCTCGCCACCGGCAACAAGCCCGATGCTGAGGACGACGGCGAGGTTTTGATGCGCACCGAACAGGGGGCGTTGTTCTTGGCCCGCGACGCCCGGGTGGGCCGCGCCGTCCTGCGCGACGCCCGCACGCAACCCATCGAAGAAGACGAGCTTAGCCAATTGCGCCTGCTGGCCACGGCGGGCGGGCCGCACGTCCAGCGCATCTTGGAAATCGCCGCCGATCGGCGGCGCATCGTTTACGAAGCGATCGCCGGCCTGGCCGTGCCGCTGGATGAACTGACCGACAGCGAACGCGCGCTTTTGGCCCCGCTGCTGTCCGGCCTGCGCGCCACCGGCGCTGTCACCGGCGTCGTCGGGGTGGTGCGCACCGCCGGCGGCCCGGTGATCCTGGTGGCGCCGCCGCTGCCGCCGGGAGCCCCCTGGCCGGCCTGACCGCGCGCGGCCAGCGCCCCCTTACTTCTTTTCGTGTGACGACTTTTCGCCGGTGGTCTTGCGATCGCTGCCCGCAGCCTTGTCGGCCGGCAGGGCCGCGCTGAACTTGCGCGGGCCGCCGGCAGCGCTGAGCGCGTGCGCGCCGATCCCGCCCATCGCCTTCAACATGGGCAGTTGGTTCGGCAGGTTGCCCTTTTCGTCGGCGAACACCAGCTCGCCGAATTTATCCAGGGCATGAAAATCGCCGACCATCGGCGGCGACCAACCCGACGCCTGCTGCGCCTTGCCCTTGGGCACGTCCATGCGGAACATGTTGATGCGCCAGATGTCGCCCGGGCTGGGCGGCAGCTTCGGGCCCTCGGTGGCCAGCCCCTTGACGTCTTCCAGCGGGATCGCCATCTCGACCGTCCAGCCTTTGTCCTGATCCTCGCGCTTGTTCAGCGTGCCGTTGACGTGAACCTTGACGTTCATCTTCGAGTTCCACGAGTACGGTTTCTTCTTCGGGTCGATGCTGTCCTCGTACTTCCGGTAGGTCGGCAGGTAGGTGTCGAACACGTTGCCGTTCGGCGCCACCTGCAGCTCGATGTACGTCTTGCCGTTGCCGTCGGCGTCGATCATCAGCTCGTCGGCTTCTTCCGACCACAGCTTGTCGTCGCGCTTGGTCAGGTTGGCCCAGACGTCGGTGTCGCTGTTGTCAAAGGCGACGTAGAGGTTCTTGTTGTCCCACAGCAGCTTGGCCTCGGTCTTCTGATCGGCCGGCGCTCCGTTCATGGTGTTGACGAACGGGCCCGTCGACGGCGCGTCGGCCCAGGCGGCGTCGTCCAGCTTGCCGTCGATCTTGATTGGCTTTCCGACCATCCGGGCGATGTAACGCTTGCGCGGCGCCTCGGCTTTCGGCGCGACCTTCACCGGCACGGTGGCGGCCAGGATGCGGTTGTCGCCGTCGTTGGGTCCGGACTTGATCGGCATGCGCGTCGCCCCCCGCCACAGGCCCACGTAGACGTTCATGGTCGGCAGACTCCAGCTGCTGGCCACGTGGACGGTGTGCTCGTCGCGGATGATCTCGCCGGCCTTCCAGCGATTGATCGGGTACTTGCCCTTCACCACCGGGTGGTCGGCGTTGACGAAGTTCTGGTGGTTCGGTCCTTCCAGGTGGGTGAAGGTCTTCCAGCCGTCGCCGGGCGACGCCACCAGCTTCCAGTAGTGAATCAGCTTGAAGTCCTTGCCCGGCTCCATCACCGCCGGGTCGGTGTCCATGCCCAGGTAGACGACCTTGCCGTCAAGATCAGCGTTCACCGCGTACTTCGGCGTGGGAGCGGTGGTGAGGATGTTCTGCTTGGCCACCTTCATGTCTTCTTCGGTGGGTTTGTCGTCGTCCTGCTCCACGCAGGCCGTCGCCAGCAGCGACATGGCACAGGCAGCCAGACCAAGGCGACACAAAGACCGCGAAAAACGTGCGAACGGCGAAGACAACGAAACCGACCGGTTCATGCGCATGCGGCGTTTCTAGCGGAGCCTTTCTGGTTTTGCAATTCCCGACCGCCTGCCG of the Polyangia bacterium genome contains:
- a CDS encoding serine/threonine-protein kinase; this encodes MAESQDIIDYLVAHGAYVEAARQCVEGGDLPRAIRLLERVWQFREAIPLALTLGDRPLAVRLALDASLPERAVEIAAQIADDAPIELGAAADAFASRGRHFEAARTAERAGDLLRAAAHYRRAGANLDAARVLELSGDHHQAGVIYEGLVQQGTDDEAAAARLALGRLLGRLGHHHDAARLLQVAARHVQHRHAASRALCGELLALGFREAATEVLTRLRQDAPELPPSPEAFAEIERVATLSDGPGARGVDVGLLRRRFRIVRLMGGGATARVYEALDTLLGRPVAVKLLAVGAGGTGAERHAYLRFAREAEAAGRLRHPHIVTLHDFDEAQGLFVLELMVGGTLTDRLLATGPLPPVVTRRLALDLLSALAAAHERGIIHRDVKPANIFFDAAGNAKLGDFGAAHLNDFGQTQTGGLIGTLATMSPEQISGQTIGFGADLYALGVTLFEALTGRPPFLGPDIVAQHLSETPPPASAIRPGLAPLHDQVLGRALSKAPELRFPSAEAMAEAIRRWPTDAVAPSVSMPAPAAAGGPIVLATGNKPDAEDDGEVLMRTEQGALFLARDARVGRAVLRDARTQPIEEDELSQLRLLATAGGPHVQRILEIAADRRRIVYEAIAGLAVPLDELTDSERALLAPLLSGLRATGAVTGVVGVVRTAGGPVILVAPPLPPGAPWPA
- a CDS encoding carbohydrate-binding family 9-like protein translates to MSLLATACVEQDDDKPTEEDMKVAKQNILTTAPTPKYAVNADLDGKVVYLGMDTDPAVMEPGKDFKLIHYWKLVASPGDGWKTFTHLEGPNHQNFVNADHPVVKGKYPINRWKAGEIIRDEHTVHVASSWSLPTMNVYVGLWRGATRMPIKSGPNDGDNRILAATVPVKVAPKAEAPRKRYIARMVGKPIKIDGKLDDAAWADAPSTGPFVNTMNGAPADQKTEAKLLWDNKNLYVAFDNSDTDVWANLTKRDDKLWSEEADELMIDADGNGKTYIELQVAPNGNVFDTYLPTYRKYEDSIDPKKKPYSWNSKMNVKVHVNGTLNKREDQDKGWTVEMAIPLEDVKGLATEGPKLPPSPGDIWRINMFRMDVPKGKAQQASGWSPPMVGDFHALDKFGELVFADEKGNLPNQLPMLKAMGGIGAHALSAAGGPRKFSAALPADKAAGSDRKTTGEKSSHEKK